From a region of the Paenibacillus sp. R14(2021) genome:
- the hisB gene encoding imidazoleglycerol-phosphate dehydratase HisB, producing the protein MTENAIRAAEVARKTNETDITLAFGIDGTGISKIETDVPFLNHMLDLFTKHGQFDLTVEARGDVDIDDHHTVEDIGICLGQTIREALGDKRGIKRYASVFVPMDEALAQVVIDLSNRPHFEYRAQYPSHQVGSFSTELVHEFLWKLALEARMTLHVIVHYGVNTHHMIEAVFKALGRALDEATSIDPRVQGVPSTKGVL; encoded by the coding sequence ATGACGGAGAACGCAATTCGCGCAGCTGAGGTGGCGCGCAAAACGAACGAAACGGACATTACGCTGGCGTTTGGCATTGACGGCACGGGCATTTCCAAGATCGAGACGGACGTGCCGTTCCTGAACCATATGCTGGATCTCTTCACGAAGCACGGCCAGTTTGATCTGACCGTGGAAGCGCGCGGCGACGTGGATATCGACGACCATCACACGGTGGAGGATATCGGCATCTGTCTGGGGCAGACCATTCGCGAGGCGCTCGGCGACAAACGCGGGATCAAGCGCTACGCGTCGGTATTCGTGCCGATGGACGAGGCGCTCGCGCAGGTTGTGATCGATCTGAGCAACCGTCCGCATTTCGAGTACCGTGCGCAGTATCCGTCCCATCAGGTCGGCAGCTTCTCCACGGAGCTTGTGCATGAGTTTCTTTGGAAGCTAGCGCTGGAAGCGCGAATGACGCTGCATGTCATCGTCCACTACGGCGTGAATACGCATCACATGATCGAAGCGGTATTCAAGGCGCTTGGCCGCGCGCTTGACGAAGCGACAAGCATTGACCCGCGCGTGCAAGGAGTGCCTTCGACGAAAGGAGTGCTGTAG
- the hisF gene encoding imidazole glycerol phosphate synthase subunit HisF, which produces MLAKRIIPCLDVKDGRVVKGVNFVNLRDAGDPVELAAIYDKEGADELVFLDISASVEGRATMVEVVKRTAGEITIPFTVGGGISHVDDMKRLLRAGADKIGINTAAVKNPSLVKDGARKFGSQCIVVAIDAKFNPAWGEWEVFTHGGRTATGMRALAWAKEAEQLGAGEILLTSMDADGTKDGFDLKLTQAVSDAIGVPVIASGGAGKVEHFHDVFLQGHADAGLAATIFHYKEMTIRDVKDDLRLKGVEIR; this is translated from the coding sequence ATGTTAGCCAAGCGGATTATTCCCTGTCTAGACGTAAAAGACGGACGCGTCGTCAAAGGCGTTAACTTCGTCAACTTGCGCGATGCCGGCGATCCCGTCGAGCTGGCGGCGATTTATGACAAAGAAGGCGCGGACGAGCTGGTGTTCCTGGACATTTCGGCTTCGGTCGAAGGAAGAGCCACGATGGTTGAGGTGGTCAAACGGACAGCTGGCGAAATTACGATTCCGTTCACGGTCGGCGGAGGTATTTCACACGTCGATGACATGAAGCGCCTGCTGCGTGCAGGGGCGGATAAGATCGGCATCAACACGGCGGCCGTAAAGAATCCCTCGCTCGTGAAGGATGGGGCAAGGAAGTTCGGCTCCCAATGCATCGTTGTGGCGATCGACGCGAAGTTCAATCCCGCATGGGGCGAATGGGAAGTGTTTACGCACGGCGGCCGGACGGCAACGGGCATGAGGGCGCTGGCCTGGGCCAAGGAAGCGGAGCAGCTCGGCGCAGGCGAAATTCTGCTGACGAGCATGGACGCGGACGGCACCAAGGACGGCTTCGACTTGAAGCTGACGCAGGCGGTGTCAGATGCCATCGGCGTTCCTGTTATCGCATCGGGCGGAGCGGGGAAGGTAGAGCATTTTCACGATGTATTCCTTCAGGGGCATGCGGACGCAGGGTTGGCGGCGACGATTTTTCACTATAAAGAAATGACGATCCGCGATGTGAAGGATGATTTGCGGCTGAAGGGAGTCGAGATTCGATGA
- the hisD gene encoding histidinol dehydrogenase produces the protein MRKLRAEQFGLTRKVEYGSPEQNETANRIVEAVRTEGDAALLRYTEQLDRVMLDAASLRVTAEEIQAAYDRVDVDFLSAIRQAALNIRSFHEKQLRQSWVDVKPDGTMLGQLLRPLKRVGVYVPGGKAAYPSSVLMNVIPAQVAGVPEIVMVTPPATGGKAGIDPYILVAAAEAGVKEMYRVGGAQAVAALAYGTETIPPVDKICGPGNIYVALAKRAVFGVVAIDSIAGPSEIVVLADETADPAYVAADLLSQAEHDEMASAILVTTSEALGDAVAAEVELQLRALPREGTARQSIGGYGAILLAQSMEEAIAAVNRMAPEHLEIMTAEPMGILGRIENAGAIFVGPYSSEPVGDYFAGPNHILPTNGTARFSSPVNVDDFLKKSSLIYYSKDALMANGEQIITLARHEGLEAHARAIEIRLERER, from the coding sequence ATGCGGAAGCTGCGAGCGGAACAGTTTGGATTAACGCGCAAGGTGGAATACGGTTCACCTGAGCAGAACGAAACGGCGAACCGGATCGTTGAGGCGGTTCGCACCGAGGGGGACGCCGCGCTGCTGCGGTACACGGAGCAGCTGGACCGGGTGATGCTGGACGCCGCATCGCTGCGTGTCACAGCGGAAGAAATTCAGGCGGCATATGATCGCGTGGATGTGGACTTCTTGTCGGCAATCCGGCAAGCGGCGCTGAATATACGGAGCTTCCACGAGAAGCAGCTGCGTCAGTCTTGGGTTGACGTGAAGCCTGACGGCACCATGCTGGGACAGCTGCTCCGACCCCTGAAGCGGGTCGGTGTCTATGTTCCGGGCGGTAAGGCGGCATATCCTTCCTCCGTGCTGATGAACGTGATACCGGCACAAGTGGCCGGCGTGCCTGAGATCGTGATGGTGACACCGCCGGCGACCGGAGGCAAGGCAGGCATCGATCCTTATATTCTGGTCGCTGCAGCGGAAGCCGGTGTCAAGGAGATGTACCGCGTCGGCGGCGCGCAAGCCGTTGCGGCTCTTGCGTACGGCACGGAAACGATTCCACCCGTGGACAAAATTTGCGGTCCCGGCAATATCTATGTCGCGCTGGCTAAGCGTGCAGTCTTCGGTGTCGTAGCGATCGACAGCATTGCAGGGCCGAGCGAGATCGTTGTGCTTGCCGATGAGACGGCCGATCCGGCTTATGTCGCGGCCGACCTGCTGTCGCAGGCGGAGCATGACGAGATGGCATCCGCGATCCTCGTCACGACCTCGGAGGCGCTCGGCGATGCCGTTGCTGCCGAAGTGGAGCTACAGCTGCGTGCGCTTCCGCGGGAAGGCACGGCTAGACAATCCATCGGCGGCTACGGCGCTATTCTGTTAGCGCAGTCGATGGAGGAAGCCATTGCGGCTGTCAACCGGATGGCGCCGGAGCACTTGGAGATTATGACGGCCGAGCCGATGGGGATTCTTGGCCGGATCGAGAACGCGGGCGCGATCTTCGTCGGCCCGTACAGTTCGGAGCCGGTGGGCGATTATTTCGCCGGGCCGAATCATATTTTGCCGACCAATGGCACAGCGAGGTTCTCGTCGCCCGTGAACGTCGACGACTTCCTGAAGAAGTCGAGCTTAATTTATTACAGCAAGGATGCGCTTATGGCAAACGGCGAGCAGATCATAACACTTGCCCGTCACGAAGGGCTGGAGGCGCATGCCAGGGCGATCGAAATTCGTTTGGAACGGGAACGGTAG
- the hisH gene encoding imidazole glycerol phosphate synthase subunit HisH: MIAIIDYGMGNLHSVSKAVERLGYEAFVTADAQEIMEADGAILPGVGAFGDAMQNLQNTGLDEVTRYYAASGKPLLGICLGMQLLFSESEEYGTHKGLNLLPGKVIRFQGDFKVPHMGWNKLGFHQKSPLFVGLDQGHVYFVHSYHAKPERASDLLATTDYNGQVTAIVGSGNVYGMQFHPEKSGDLGMSLLCNFLALTGAREAVR, translated from the coding sequence ATGATCGCGATCATCGATTACGGCATGGGCAACCTGCATAGCGTTAGCAAAGCGGTTGAGCGTCTGGGCTACGAGGCATTCGTAACGGCGGATGCGCAAGAAATTATGGAGGCGGATGGCGCCATTCTCCCCGGTGTCGGCGCATTCGGCGACGCGATGCAGAATCTGCAGAATACGGGGCTGGACGAAGTGACCCGCTATTACGCCGCATCAGGCAAGCCGCTGCTCGGCATTTGCCTTGGTATGCAGCTGCTCTTCAGCGAGAGCGAGGAGTATGGAACGCATAAGGGGCTGAACCTGCTGCCGGGTAAGGTGATTCGTTTCCAAGGCGATTTCAAAGTACCGCATATGGGCTGGAACAAACTCGGGTTTCACCAGAAGAGTCCGCTGTTCGTCGGGTTGGATCAAGGGCATGTGTACTTCGTTCACTCCTATCATGCAAAGCCGGAGCGGGCAAGCGACCTGCTTGCAACGACGGATTATAACGGACAAGTGACCGCGATCGTCGGAAGCGGCAACGTATACGGCATGCAGTTCCATCCGGAGAAGAGCGGCGATCTTGGCATGAGCCTGCTGTGCAACTTTCTGGCATTAACGGGAGCGCGTGAAGCAGTCCGCTGA